In Leptolyngbya sp. SIO1E4, one DNA window encodes the following:
- a CDS encoding CHAT domain-containing protein — protein MTTGRPAIAHLPAATPTATWSTTQSPVQLAQAEANPEQQAQVAYDQGQYQAAATLLQQAQQQYRTQGDTLRAAIALSNLSLIYQQLGNWTGAEDALTQAWGRLESQAVPQGVQAQMLDVQGQLYFARGESDAALTTWKQTAELYTQLGDTQRQALSRLHQAQALQAQGLFQQVFRTLEDLADDLADEPDSAMKATILRQLGDSLRATGHLARAGDALQTSLAIGQGLKNNSLMAAATLSLGNLEQGKFNTTFERKGRELAQRHAQASLRYYQQVVDLAEGELGIQARLNLMRLLTHPVVAQWEQAVAFYPTIQERLSQLPPSRTTIYGYTGLAENLIALKQQRDRAIPRWAEVAELLVPAQAQAEALGDVRSQSLVLGTLGHIYEQTGQWDAAEELSRRALALAQPIRADDISYRWQWQLGRILKTQAQSDDAIAAYTNAFETLKGLRSDLVTANADVQFSFRKSVEPVYRELVELLLASVPDLQTEARASAQNKAQVSANRDQNQARLRQARDVMEALQVAELENFFQAACIEKTVSIDQVVNEKDTTAAVVYAILLKDRLELVLKLPQQDDLLHYAAPASRQTVDTTLRQFRTALTSGVDAQPYGEQLYNWLLKPAADQGLLSPDAIKTLIFVLDGDLRLIPMATLHDGEGFLVEKYALSLILGLEVRDPQTLPPQDQLQVLAASLTHPPAAEARTYGPLPNVNVELDTIAATNLSTTLLKDQAFTREALNRQLSETDYTIVHLATHGQFGSDRQNTFILAADGRIDIDTLGQVFESRRQAATHLEMLILSACKTATGDSREVLGIAGATVQAGARSTIATLWSVDDTASVLFAETLYANLGKPGISRAEALRQAQVTLMEQYPGRPRYWAPYVLVGSWR, from the coding sequence GTGACAACAGGACGTCCCGCGATCGCCCATCTCCCAGCCGCCACGCCAACAGCGACTTGGTCAACCACCCAGTCACCGGTTCAGTTGGCCCAAGCTGAGGCAAACCCAGAACAACAGGCCCAAGTGGCCTACGACCAGGGGCAATATCAAGCCGCTGCAACGTTGCTACAGCAAGCCCAGCAACAGTACCGAACCCAGGGGGACACCCTCAGAGCGGCGATCGCCCTGAGCAATCTCTCGCTGATCTATCAGCAATTGGGAAACTGGACGGGAGCCGAGGATGCCCTCACCCAAGCCTGGGGACGCCTGGAAAGTCAGGCCGTGCCCCAGGGCGTCCAGGCCCAAATGTTAGACGTGCAAGGACAACTCTACTTTGCTCGGGGGGAATCTGACGCCGCCCTCACAACCTGGAAACAAACCGCTGAACTCTACACCCAGTTAGGTGATACGCAACGGCAGGCCCTCAGTCGTCTGCATCAGGCTCAGGCCCTGCAGGCCCAAGGGCTTTTCCAGCAAGTCTTTCGCACCCTGGAAGATTTGGCCGACGACCTGGCTGACGAACCCGACTCGGCGATGAAAGCAACTATTCTACGGCAGTTGGGAGATAGCCTCCGGGCTACAGGGCATTTAGCCCGAGCTGGAGATGCATTACAGACCAGCCTCGCGATCGGGCAAGGATTAAAAAACAATTCATTAATGGCTGCAGCCACCCTCAGCCTTGGGAACCTGGAGCAGGGAAAATTCAACACCACCTTTGAACGCAAAGGCCGCGAACTGGCGCAAAGACACGCTCAGGCCAGCCTCCGCTACTACCAACAAGTGGTGGATCTGGCAGAGGGGGAACTGGGCATCCAGGCTCGCCTTAACTTGATGCGATTACTCACCCATCCGGTGGTGGCCCAGTGGGAGCAGGCCGTCGCCTTTTATCCCACCATTCAGGAACGGCTGTCTCAACTCCCCCCCAGTCGCACCACCATCTATGGCTACACCGGACTGGCCGAGAATTTGATTGCCCTTAAACAGCAGCGCGATCGCGCCATTCCTCGTTGGGCAGAGGTGGCTGAACTCCTCGTCCCGGCTCAAGCCCAAGCAGAGGCCCTGGGCGATGTGCGGAGTCAGTCGTTAGTTCTGGGCACCCTGGGCCACATTTATGAGCAAACCGGCCAATGGGACGCCGCCGAGGAACTTTCCCGCCGGGCCCTGGCTCTGGCCCAACCGATTCGGGCCGATGACATTAGCTACCGCTGGCAGTGGCAGCTGGGGCGCATCCTCAAAACGCAAGCCCAGTCGGATGACGCGATCGCCGCCTACACGAATGCCTTTGAAACTCTGAAGGGTCTTCGCAGCGACCTGGTAACCGCCAATGCCGATGTGCAATTCTCCTTCCGCAAAAGCGTAGAACCTGTCTATCGCGAGTTAGTCGAACTGTTATTAGCATCCGTCCCCGACCTGCAAACCGAAGCGCGAGCCAGTGCCCAGAACAAAGCCCAAGTTAGCGCCAATAGAGACCAGAATCAGGCTCGGCTACGGCAAGCTCGGGATGTCATGGAAGCGCTGCAGGTGGCGGAATTAGAAAACTTCTTTCAGGCGGCCTGTATTGAAAAAACCGTCAGCATTGATCAGGTGGTGAATGAGAAAGACACCACCGCTGCCGTGGTGTACGCCATTCTTCTGAAAGATCGCCTGGAGCTGGTGCTGAAGCTCCCCCAGCAAGATGATCTTTTACACTATGCGGCGCCTGCCTCCCGCCAAACGGTGGATACCACCCTGCGGCAATTTCGGACTGCGCTCACCAGCGGCGTAGACGCCCAACCCTATGGAGAACAGCTGTATAACTGGTTGCTGAAGCCCGCGGCTGACCAGGGTCTGTTATCCCCAGACGCCATCAAAACGCTGATTTTTGTTCTGGATGGTGACCTGCGCTTGATCCCCATGGCTACCCTCCATGATGGCGAAGGTTTTCTGGTTGAAAAATATGCCCTATCGCTGATCCTGGGCTTAGAAGTGCGAGATCCTCAGACCTTGCCCCCCCAAGACCAGCTGCAGGTCTTAGCCGCCAGCCTCACCCATCCCCCTGCAGCGGAAGCTCGCACCTATGGGCCATTGCCCAACGTCAATGTTGAACTCGACACGATCGCAGCCACGAACCTATCCACAACCCTGCTGAAGGATCAAGCCTTCACCCGTGAAGCCCTCAATCGCCAACTCAGCGAGACAGATTACACCATCGTTCACCTGGCCACCCATGGCCAGTTCGGCAGCGATCGCCAAAACACGTTCATTTTGGCCGCCGATGGTCGTATCGATATCGACACGTTGGGTCAGGTGTTTGAAAGCCGTCGCCAGGCAGCGACCCATCTAGAAATGCTCATCCTCAGCGCCTGCAAAACCGCAACCGGAGACAGCCGCGAAGTGCTCGGCATCGCCGGCGCCACCGTACAAGCTGGAGCCAGAAGCACCATCGCCACCCTCTGGAGCGTAGACGATACCGCCAGCGTACTCTTTGCTGAAACCCTATATGCAAACCTGGGCAAACCCGGCATCAGCCGTGCCGAAGCCCTGCGGCAGGCGCAAGTAACCCTTATGGAACAATATCCAGGTCGCCCCCGATACTGGGCTCCTTACGTGTTGGTCGGCAGCTGGCGCTAG
- a CDS encoding BamA/TamA family outer membrane protein — MLQSHCHGVNPLNLPITGSAIGGLLLLLSPFTPSFSGSAARAAAPAQKPLPSAVTPPVSSFLESWPAVTPPSIETPEHSPLGPLELTPQPPAVLAQTNLPDTDGASPSLDPLPEEAPLPVLPTPEELLGPDITPPSLPDTNLPGDDATIVIQRFEVVGSTVFSEADFETITTDYVDRPITFTEVRAVRDAISQLYLDNGYITSGAIIPPQAIQDSVVQIQVVEGGVEEIVIEGTQRLLPGYVSSRINLGTGAPLQVDRLLERLQLLRLDPLIDNISADLQAGTRPGTNLLVVSVTEATSFSARYTLDNNRNPSVGSIRNQIQLTERNLTGLGDGLTLGYNITSGSQDVDFAYTLPINPYNGTLSFSLGYTGSEVLESPFEILEVTSNATVAELTLRQPVIQTPTQELALGLIASRQGTQTFLGIADIGGFPLSAGANDEGRIAVTALRFFQEWSQRSPKQVIALRSQFNLGLDALGSTVNSGDIPDSQFFSWLGQGQWVQLLGPDTPLLLRGSIQLTPDPLLTLERYGLGGQATVRGYSQDEVLTDNGANLSLEVRLPIWRDRNSDGLLQVTPFIEGGVGWNTQEADPDPNSLLSIGTGLLLQVENLDVRADFGIPLISTDGDNDTLQEQGIYFSLGYSFF; from the coding sequence ATGCTTCAATCCCATTGTCATGGTGTTAACCCTCTCAACTTGCCGATAACCGGCTCCGCGATCGGCGGGTTACTGCTTCTGTTAAGTCCCTTTACCCCAAGTTTCAGTGGGTCTGCAGCCAGGGCCGCTGCCCCTGCTCAAAAACCCTTACCGTCTGCAGTTACCCCGCCAGTGTCCTCATTCTTGGAGAGCTGGCCAGCGGTCACACCGCCCTCAATAGAAACACCAGAGCATTCACCATTGGGGCCACTAGAACTCACCCCCCAACCGCCTGCTGTTCTGGCCCAAACTAACCTTCCCGACACCGACGGTGCTTCTCCGAGTCTCGATCCCCTGCCTGAAGAGGCCCCGCTTCCTGTCCTCCCCACCCCTGAAGAACTGCTGGGCCCCGACATTACCCCACCCTCGCTTCCTGACACCAACCTTCCCGGCGACGACGCGACCATCGTTATTCAGCGGTTTGAGGTAGTGGGCAGCACGGTGTTTTCTGAGGCTGACTTTGAAACCATCACGACTGACTATGTGGATCGCCCGATTACCTTTACCGAGGTACGGGCGGTGCGGGATGCCATCAGCCAGCTGTATTTGGACAACGGATACATTACCTCTGGTGCGATTATTCCGCCCCAAGCCATTCAAGACAGTGTCGTCCAAATCCAAGTGGTGGAAGGCGGTGTAGAAGAGATTGTGATAGAGGGTACGCAGCGACTCCTACCCGGCTATGTCAGTAGCCGCATCAATCTAGGAACAGGGGCACCTCTGCAGGTAGATCGCCTGCTAGAACGACTGCAGCTCCTGCGGCTGGATCCCTTAATTGATAATATTTCCGCCGATTTGCAAGCAGGCACCCGCCCCGGCACCAACCTGCTGGTGGTTTCCGTTACCGAAGCTACCAGCTTTAGCGCGCGCTACACCCTCGATAACAACCGCAACCCCAGCGTGGGCAGCATCCGCAACCAAATCCAATTGACTGAGCGCAACCTCACGGGCCTTGGCGATGGCCTGACCCTGGGCTACAACATTACCTCAGGCAGTCAGGACGTGGATTTTGCCTATACCCTGCCCATCAACCCCTACAACGGCACCCTATCCTTCTCCTTGGGATACACCGGCAGCGAAGTATTGGAATCTCCCTTTGAGATATTGGAGGTGACCTCCAACGCCACGGTGGCGGAACTCACCCTGCGGCAGCCTGTAATCCAAACCCCCACCCAAGAACTGGCCCTGGGGCTGATCGCCTCTCGCCAGGGCACCCAGACTTTTCTGGGCATTGCCGACATAGGTGGCTTTCCTCTGTCAGCCGGGGCCAATGATGAGGGTCGCATTGCGGTGACGGCGCTGCGATTTTTCCAAGAATGGAGCCAGCGTAGCCCGAAGCAGGTGATTGCCCTACGATCGCAATTCAACCTGGGGTTAGATGCCCTGGGCTCCACCGTCAACAGCGGCGATATTCCCGATAGTCAGTTCTTTTCCTGGTTGGGGCAGGGGCAATGGGTGCAGTTGTTGGGGCCAGACACCCCCTTGTTGCTGCGGGGGAGCATACAGCTCACCCCTGATCCGCTGCTAACGTTGGAGCGCTACGGCTTGGGCGGCCAGGCTACAGTGCGGGGCTATAGCCAGGATGAAGTGCTAACCGATAACGGGGCCAATCTTTCTTTAGAGGTGCGGCTGCCAATTTGGCGCGATCGCAACAGCGACGGCCTTTTGCAAGTGACCCCCTTCATTGAAGGCGGCGTGGGGTGGAATACCCAAGAAGCCGACCCTGACCCCAACAGCCTATTAAGCATCGGCACCGGGCTACTGCTACAGGTGGAAAATTTAGACGTCAGGGCAGATTTTGGCATCCCGCTCATCAGCACCGATGGCGATAACGATACGCTCCAAGAACAGGGAATTTACTTCTCCCTGGGCTATTCATTCTTTTAG
- the grxC gene encoding glutaredoxin 3: protein MMMFLKNLLKRPTENVHANVEIYTWQTCPYCIRAKLLLWWKGVQYTEYKIDGNGGARVRMAARANGRKTVPQIFINDQHIGGCDDLYALDRRGGLDSLLSEAA from the coding sequence CTGATGATGTTTTTAAAAAATCTACTAAAGCGCCCGACAGAGAATGTTCACGCCAACGTAGAAATCTACACCTGGCAAACTTGTCCCTATTGCATTCGAGCCAAGCTGCTGCTGTGGTGGAAAGGGGTGCAATACACGGAATACAAAATTGACGGAAATGGGGGTGCCCGAGTGCGCATGGCAGCCCGGGCCAATGGTCGTAAAACCGTGCCGCAGATTTTTATCAACGATCAGCATATTGGGGGGTGTGATGACCTCTATGCGCTAGATCGCCGGGGCGGGCTCGATTCCCTGCTGAGCGAAGCCGCTTAG
- a CDS encoding filamentous hemagglutinin N-terminal domain-containing protein, with protein sequence MKEWDSRRTASVLTGVVGGSITLLGYSALFPVPGVAQLIPDNSLGAESSIVTPEATVQGLPADLIEGGATRGANLFHSFADFNVNTGQSVYFANPIGIENILSRVTGSNVSNIDGLLGVDGAANLFLLNPNGVIFGPNARLDVSGSFITSTANSFTFADGSEFSAMPTGNELLSVSVPLGVQFNDPPQGDITSTGILEAGQDLTLLGNDLYLEGQVLAGQDLMLQAQDTVTIRDTATDAFVARTGGDLTIQGNQGVDIWTLQHLEQTPFVSGGDLTLISDGVISGDAHFDSGGSLQFLNLAGGPGNIVSFYDPIIFADGDVVFGDYTGVALKVEATGSIQAGNIRITGPDIGVPATDPDAALLNSSSAVILRAGVDSVGAANVPQTNVGDLNTSFTAGTVAGQPPGSIVVGGIDTSDSSGGDGGPIILVADSNISIAGDILAFATSPAGDAGNGGDISISSISGDITTNGRLNSRSQSEANSGDAGNGGNISITSTSGNITLNNYLSAVSFSTPDPLADSGDAGNGGNVSIASTSGNITLKDFLDTRSLSNGSIQSSSGDAGDGGDISISSTSGSITIDNRLASSSTSNSRETTVTGDAGNGGDIAIASTSGDITLNGQVLSNSASRARSSLVQNASSVSGNAGNGGNISISSISGDITANNTLDSFSGSFSIESYSNAPPNSGYMSSSVSGDAGNGGNISLTSISGDVAIRSSLFSGSFADSIVNSPPGTSFIPVSGNAGDGGNIEIASASGNITVDQDLASSSFSSDGNAGDGGAIVLSAPNGNIQGSAGAVVVVNPDGSIQTNANVFAFAVAETDGKISGNGGQVTLVAREVISGLDVQTLSSDGISGDVQIQGTGDLTARNVDLTTSGTISIRNPISPTEFITLSTDGFGPSGNTNITSLGNLTFDTVQILGNANGPGAAGNITTASPGNITLINSAINSNTTSTGAAGNIEVEAGRGLTIQGAGSGIFASTNAEGAGGSITVNTPRINLEAGTAIAATTSSEARGGNLAFNAPNALTIEGTGTITADTESGGRAGDLDVNATQIVIDGTRLSASTSGTGSGGDIRVNADRSLTIQGAGSGIFASTNAEGEGGSIAVNTPRINLGAGTEISATTSSEARGGNLTFNAPNALAIEGTGTITADTEGNGRAGDLDINAAQVAIDGTQLSASTRGAGAGGDIRINTAQLSFANGGRVAAATTGSGRGGSFTVQNDGPLTIQGQGELTVGAIGANSGLAGDLNILGTDLLFDDGVVLSATSESLPGGGNVNLRSRDAIILREGSFINAESTNPNGGDGGNVTISTDFLIAGPNENNDIIANAVGGNGGRIEVEAINIFGFTEPNGFTTAQLRANQSNDLSASSAFGLQGEIVLNTLDVDPARGLTELPVDLADRTNQIVAGCGLGNTDNPSEFVITGRGGLPPSPSDLGTAAGIDIPWVTYDGDTSTAAVSPPPVPETEGTLVEAQDMVVDAEGNVYFVAIVESTSPQHSGLPPAGLCAATVQPESL encoded by the coding sequence ATGAAGGAATGGGACAGCAGACGTACCGCCAGCGTTCTAACTGGGGTGGTAGGGGGTTCAATCACGCTATTGGGCTATAGTGCTTTGTTTCCTGTTCCAGGGGTTGCCCAATTAATTCCAGACAATAGCCTGGGGGCAGAAAGCTCCATCGTCACCCCAGAAGCTACCGTGCAAGGGCTACCGGCTGACCTGATTGAAGGGGGGGCCACCCGAGGGGCGAATCTCTTTCACAGCTTTGCCGATTTCAATGTCAACACGGGGCAGTCAGTATATTTTGCAAACCCCATCGGCATCGAAAATATCCTCAGTCGGGTAACCGGCAGCAATGTCTCGAATATCGATGGCCTGCTGGGCGTTGACGGTGCTGCCAACCTGTTCTTGCTAAATCCCAATGGGGTGATCTTTGGCCCCAATGCCCGGCTAGATGTCAGCGGTTCTTTTATCACCAGTACCGCCAACAGCTTTACCTTTGCCGATGGCAGTGAGTTTAGCGCTATGCCAACGGGGAATGAGCTGTTGAGTGTAAGCGTGCCGTTGGGGGTGCAGTTTAATGACCCACCCCAAGGAGATATCACCAGCACTGGAATTTTGGAGGCAGGTCAAGACTTGACGCTTCTGGGAAATGACCTGTATTTGGAAGGCCAGGTGCTAGCGGGTCAAGATTTGATGCTGCAGGCTCAAGACACCGTCACAATTCGGGATACGGCGACAGACGCTTTTGTGGCCAGGACTGGAGGCGATTTAACCATTCAGGGCAATCAAGGGGTTGATATTTGGACGCTGCAGCACCTGGAACAAACACCTTTCGTCAGTGGGGGCGACCTCACCCTCATCAGTGATGGGGTGATTTCTGGGGATGCTCATTTTGACAGTGGCGGGAGTTTGCAGTTTCTAAATCTAGCGGGTGGCCCTGGCAACATTGTCAGTTTCTACGACCCGATTATTTTCGCGGATGGCGATGTGGTGTTTGGTGACTACACCGGAGTGGCATTGAAGGTCGAGGCGACCGGCAGTATTCAGGCAGGCAATATTCGCATCACTGGCCCAGATATCGGGGTACCCGCCACCGATCCTGATGCTGCTTTACTCAACAGCAGCTCGGCTGTGATTTTGCGTGCTGGGGTTGATTCAGTGGGTGCGGCCAATGTACCTCAAACCAACGTTGGTGACCTGAACACGAGTTTTACAGCTGGTACGGTAGCAGGGCAACCACCGGGCAGCATTGTGGTGGGTGGTATTGATACCTCTGATAGCAGTGGTGGTGACGGGGGGCCAATTATCCTCGTAGCTGATAGCAATATCTCCATTGCGGGTGATATCCTTGCGTTTGCAACGTCACCGGCAGGCGATGCCGGGAATGGCGGAGACATTTCCATTTCCTCTATCTCAGGGGACATCACAACTAATGGGAGGTTGAATTCGCGATCGCAGTCGGAAGCCAACTCAGGGGATGCCGGAAATGGGGGAAATATTTCGATCACCTCAACTTCAGGGAATATCACCCTCAATAACTATTTGAGTGCGGTTTCATTTTCAACTCCAGATCCGTTGGCAGATTCGGGGGATGCTGGCAATGGTGGCAACGTTTCCATTGCTTCCACTTCCGGGAACATCACACTTAAGGATTTTCTGGATACGCGTTCGTTATCGAATGGATCGATTCAATCCTCCTCAGGAGATGCGGGGGATGGGGGAGACATTTCAATATCCTCTACCTCGGGCAGCATTACCATCGACAATCGTTTGGCCTCAAGCTCGACATCAAATTCAAGGGAAACTACGGTAACAGGGGATGCTGGTAATGGTGGGGATATTGCGATCGCTTCCACTTCAGGTGATATCACTCTGAATGGACAGGTACTATCAAATTCGGCTTCAAGAGCGCGTTCATCTTTAGTTCAGAATGCAAGCTCTGTCTCAGGGAATGCTGGTAATGGGGGAAATATCTCTATTTCTTCCATATCAGGCGATATCACAGCAAATAACACCTTGGATTCATTCTCAGGCTCATTCTCGATTGAGTCCTATAGTAACGCCCCGCCTAACTCAGGCTACATGTCAAGTTCCGTTTCAGGGGATGCTGGCAATGGTGGCAATATTTCGCTCACGTCCATTTCAGGTGACGTTGCAATCCGCAGCTCTCTGTTTTCAGGCTCATTTGCCGATTCAATCGTAAACTCTCCTCCAGGGACTTCGTTTATTCCAGTCTCAGGAAATGCGGGGGATGGGGGAAATATTGAGATTGCTTCCGCCTCTGGCAACATTACCGTTGATCAAGACTTAGCCTCGTCATCGTTTTCCAGTGATGGTAACGCTGGGGATGGGGGAGCAATTGTCCTCAGTGCCCCTAACGGCAACATTCAAGGTAGTGCCGGTGCCGTGGTTGTCGTTAACCCTGACGGGAGTATTCAAACGAATGCCAATGTCTTTGCTTTTGCGGTGGCCGAGACAGACGGGAAGATCTCCGGAAATGGGGGACAGGTCACACTAGTCGCGAGGGAAGTGATATCCGGTCTGGATGTGCAAACGCTCTCTTCAGACGGCATTTCTGGTGATGTGCAAATTCAAGGTACTGGCGATTTAACTGCCCGGAACGTAGACTTGACGACCAGTGGCACTATCAGTATTCGAAACCCAATTTCCCCTACTGAGTTTATTACCCTGAGTACAGATGGATTTGGCCCATCTGGCAACACCAACATCACCAGTCTGGGCAACCTAACCTTCGACACCGTCCAAATTCTTGGCAATGCCAACGGGCCTGGCGCTGCAGGAAACATCACAACAGCGAGTCCTGGCAATATCACGCTGATTAATAGCGCAATCAATAGCAATACAACCAGCACGGGTGCTGCCGGAAATATTGAAGTTGAAGCGGGTCGCGGCCTGACGATTCAAGGTGCGGGCAGCGGTATTTTTGCCAGCACTAATGCTGAAGGTGCGGGGGGTAGCATCACGGTGAATACCCCCCGCATCAACTTGGAGGCAGGAACCGCGATCGCTGCTACCACCTCTAGCGAAGCCAGGGGCGGCAACCTGGCGTTTAATGCGCCCAATGCTCTCACCATTGAAGGCACCGGGACCATTACCGCAGATACTGAAAGCGGCGGACGAGCCGGTGATTTGGATGTCAACGCAACCCAAATCGTGATTGACGGCACTCGACTATCGGCCTCAACCAGCGGTACCGGATCAGGTGGTGACATTCGGGTCAATGCGGATCGTAGCCTGACGATTCAAGGCGCGGGCAGCGGTATTTTTGCGAGCACTAACGCCGAAGGTGAGGGAGGCAGCATCGCGGTCAATACCCCCCGCATCAACTTGGGGGCAGGCACCGAGATTTCTGCTACCACCTCTAGCGAAGCCAGGGGCGGCAACCTGACATTTAATGCACCCAATGCCCTCGCCATTGAAGGCACCGGTACCATTACCGCCGACACCGAAGGCAATGGGCGAGCCGGTGATTTAGACATCAACGCGGCCCAAGTGGCCATTGACGGCACTCAACTGTCGGCCTCGACCCGCGGAGCTGGCGCGGGCGGCGACATTCGGATCAATACCGCTCAGCTGAGCTTTGCCAATGGGGGACGAGTGGCCGCCGCGACAACCGGCAGTGGCCGAGGTGGCAGCTTCACCGTACAAAACGACGGCCCCCTGACCATTCAAGGACAGGGCGAGCTGACCGTTGGTGCAATCGGCGCCAATAGCGGGCTGGCCGGTGACCTCAATATCCTAGGCACTGACCTGCTGTTTGATGACGGCGTCGTACTGTCTGCCACCAGTGAGTCACTACCCGGGGGGGGCAACGTCAACTTAAGAAGCAGGGATGCAATCATCCTGCGGGAAGGTAGCTTCATTAACGCCGAGTCCACCAATCCCAATGGAGGAGACGGTGGTAATGTGACCATCTCCACAGACTTTTTGATCGCTGGCCCCAATGAAAACAACGACATCATTGCCAATGCCGTAGGCGGCAATGGTGGGCGCATTGAGGTGGAAGCCATCAACATTTTTGGTTTTACCGAACCCAATGGCTTCACAACTGCCCAACTGCGAGCCAACCAGAGCAATGACCTCAGCGCCAGTTCAGCCTTTGGCTTGCAAGGAGAGATTGTTCTGAATACCCTAGATGTTGACCCAGCTCGAGGGCTCACTGAACTCCCGGTTGATTTAGCAGACCGCACCAACCAAATTGTCGCGGGCTGTGGCCTGGGCAATACCGATAACCCAAGTGAATTTGTTATCACCGGTCGTGGCGGCTTGCCCCCGAGCCCCAGTGACCTGGGCACTGCTGCGGGCATTGACATTCCCTGGGTTACCTACGATGGCGACACCTCAACTGCTGCTGTCAGCCCACCCCCTGTACCAGAGACTGAAGGCACCTTAGTCGAAGCCCAGGACATGGTGGTTGATGCTGAGGGGAATGTCTACTTCGTGGCCATCGTTGAGTCTACCTCTCCCCAGCACTCCGGCCTCCCGCCTGCTGGGCTATGTGCAGCTACCGTCCAACCCGAATCCTTATAG